Genomic segment of Iocasia fonsfrigidae:
AGGCAACCTGAGGTTCTATCTCACTTACATCATATTCAATTACACGGTCATAGATTGCATCATTATCACTATAGTAAGGAGTAAAATCCCTTACAGCCCTATCTGTTAAATACTCCCTTGTCTTATCATCACAGGCAATAAGCCCACATTTACCACCTGCTTCAATAGCCATATTAGACATTGTCATTCTACCATCCATTGACAGGTTCTCAATAGCCTCACCAGTAAATTCCATTGCTTTATAAAGGGCCCCATCAACTCCTATCTTACCAATTGTATAGAGGATCAAGTCCTTACCACTTACCCAGGGGTTAAGTTTACCTGTATAGACGAACTTGATTGTTTCCGGAACCCTGAACCACAATTCACCAGTAGCCATAGCTGCCGCCATATCTGTACTACCAACACCAGTAGCCAGAGCACCTAATGCTCCATAGGTACAGGTATGTGAATCTGCCCCAACTATAATTTCACCAGGCAGGGTCAAACCCTTTTCTGGTAAGAGACAGTGCTCAATCCCCATCTCCCCTACTTCAAAATAATTAGTAATTTCCTTCTCCCGAGCAAAGTTTCTGACCATTAAGGCCTGCTGAGCAGAATTTATATCTTTATTTGGTGTAAAATGATCTGGCACTATTGCCACCCTATCTCTATCAAATACAGAATCTACTCCAATTTTATTAAATTCTTTAATGGCAACAGGTGTTGTGACATCATTTCCCAGAACCAGATCTACCCTGGCATTAACTATCTGACCGGGTTTAACACTATCATTATCTGAATGGGCGGCTATAATCTTCTCTACCATAGTCATCCCCATATAATTACCCCCTCTGTTTATATTACACTCCTCATTTCTTATCTTACTTCTTACCTCTGACTTCTTATTTCCGATTGGTCGACATATATCTATTAATCGCCTCAAGATAAGACAATGTACTGGCATAGGTGATATCTGTTTGAGCTGAATGGCCTATATATGTCTTGCCATCAATCTCAAGTTTTACTACTACTTCACCCAGGGCATCTGTACCTTCAGTAATAGCATCAATCTTATAGGAGATTAATTTTATATTATCAAAGTCAAGGACTTCATTTATGGCCTGAAAAATAGCATCTATCGGGCCATCACCACTACAGGCTGCTTTTTCTAAAATATCTTCCTCTTTCTTGATTCTAATAGTTGCCGTGGGAAGTACTGTATTACCTGTTGAGACAGAAACATAATCAAGTTCATAAATAGTATCTATGGCATATATTTCGTTATTAATCAAAGCCTCAATATCCATAGGTTTTAACTTTTTCTTCTTATCAGCCAATTTTTTGAATTCCCTGAAAAGGTCTTCAAATTTTTCCTCACTGAGCTCATAACCACTTTTTTCTACAAAATCCCTGAGGGCATGACGCCCAGAGTGTTTACCCAGTACCAGACTGTTTTCATTAAGACCAATGCTCTTAGCATCCATAATCTCATAGGTAGTTCTCTCTTTGATAACACCATCCTGATGAATTCCAGCTTCATGGGCAAAGGCATTTTTACCCACTATAGCCTTATTGGCCTGAATATCCATACCAGTTAAATTAGCAACCATTCTACTTAATCTCATAATCTGAGTAGTATCCTGATTTACAGCCAGATTATAATAATCTTTTCTGGTAGCCAGAGCCATAACTATCTCTTCAAGAGCGGTATTGCCTGCCCTTTCACCTATTCCATTGACAGCTACCTCTACCTGTTCTGCTCCATTTTCCAGAGCAGCCAGACTATTAGCAACCGCCAGACCTAAATCATTGTGGCAGTGCACACTAATCTCAGCTTGATTAATATTACTGACATTTTCTTTAATACCCTTAATTAAATTGCCAAACTCTCCAGGGGTAGCATAACCAACTGTATCAGGGATATTTAAGACAGTTGCACCAGCTTTAATAACCTCTTTAAAGAGACGGTAGAGAAACTCAGACTTACTCCGCGAGCCATCCTCAGGTGAAAACTCAATATTGGAGGTATACTGCCGCGCATGCTTTACAGCAAAGACAGCCCTTTCCAGGACCTCATCCTCTGTCATCTTTAATTTGTATTTCATATGAATCGGCGAGGTAGCAATAAACACATGTAGTCTCGGGTTTTCAGCCCCTTTAAGTGCCTCCCAGGCCCGATCAATATCCTTTTGATTTGACCTGGCCAGACCAGCTATTTCTACATCTCTAACTACTTCGGCAATAGCCTTTACTGCTGCAAAATCCCCTGGTGAAGCAATCGGAAACCCGGCTTCTATCACATCTACCTTAAGTCTGGCCAGCTGTTTAGCTATAGCCAGCTTTTCTTCAGTAATTAGATTAACACCAGGCGATTGTTCTCCATCCCTTAATGTTGTATCAAATATCTTGATCCTTTTCATAATATTTTCACTTCCTATTTAATCCAGGACATCATACCACGCAGTTTCTTGCCTACTTTTTCCAGGAGTGAGTCTTCATCCTTTTTAGTAAGGGCATTAAATAAGGGTCGGTTAGCTCTGTTTTCCAGGATCCAATCCCTGGCAAACTTACCGTTCTGTATATCTTCAAGGACGCTCTTCATTTCTGCCTTGACATTATCATTGATTAATCTTGGACCAACTGTAATATCACCATACTGGGCAGTATCACTAACCGAATACCTCATATTACCCAGTCCACCTTCATAAAGGAGGTCAACAATCAATTTAAGTTCATGTAAACACTCAAAATAGGCTATTTCAGGTTGATAACCTGCTTCAACCAGTGTTTCAAAACCAGCCTTTACCAATGCTGTAGTACCACCACAGAGGACAGCCTGCTCACCAAAGAGGTCTGTCTCTGTCTCTTCTTTAAAAGTAGTTTTAATAACACCAGCCCTGGTACAGCCTATACCCTTAGCATAAGCAAGACCTACTTCTTTAGCCTTACCAGTATAGTCCTGTTCTATTGCCAGCAGTCCAGGAACCCCCCTACCTTCTTCATACATTCTTCTTACTAAATGTCCGGGGCTTTTAGGAGCTACCATAAATACATCCACATTCTCCGGAGGTACAATCTGACCAAAGTGAATATTGAAACCATGTGAAAAGACCAGGGCATTACCCTCCACTAGATTCTTCTCAATATCATTCTTATAGACTGCACTCTGCACCTCATCAGGTATTAGCAGCTGTACAATATCAGCCCTGGCAGCAGCTTCAGCAGTATTATATACCTCAAAACCAAAATCCTCAGCAGTAGTCTTACTCTTACTACCCTCTTTTAAACCAATAATAACATCTAACCCGCTCTCTTTAAGGTTCTGAGCCTGAGCATGACCCTGACTACCATATCCAATAATAGCAATTGTCTTACCACTAAGCAGGTCTAAATTCGCATCTTTGTCATAATAAATCTCTAACATCTTACTTCACTCTCCTCAAAGGTTTATATTATTTATCTAATAACTGCCCTCTACCAAGGGCTATTATCCCTGTTCTAACAATATCTTGAATGCCAAAATCCTTTAGGACCTCAATCAGGGCTTCAATCTTATTCTCTGTTCCAGTCGCTTCAATCATAACATTATCTGTAGAGAGGTCAACTACCTTTCCCCTGAATGTATCAACAATCTGTATAATCTCTGACCTATGTTCCCTGGTACAGTTAACCCTGATCAAAGCCAGATCACGGTCAACAATATTACTCTGATCAAGGTCAGTAATCTTGATTACATCTATGAGTTTATGGAGCTGTTTTTTTACCTGTTCCAGGGTCTGATCATTCCCTTTAACCACAATAGTCATTCGTGAATAAGAAGGGTCTTCTGTCTCACCTACATTTAGACTATCTATATTAAAATTTCGACGGGCAAATAGACCTGTAATCCTATTTAAGACACCCGGTTGATTTAATACTGTTACAGACAAAATATGTTTCACTCTATTAACCCCCAATCATATCTTTTATTCCCGCACCGGCAGGTACCATTGGAAAAACATTTTCTTCCTGAGCAACCTTAATATCAAGTAGAACAGGTCCTTCATATTCAAAGGCCTTATTTAAAGCAGGTAATAAATCTTCTTTCTCTACTATTCTTAGAGCAAAAATGCCAAAGGCCTCTGCCAATTTAACAAAATCAGGATTATCCAACATCGTTGCTGAATACCTTTTTTCAAAAAACAATTCCTGCCACTGTCTGACCATACCAAGTGTACCATTGTTTAAAATCACTGTTTTAACCGGTATCTTATAATTACTGATAGTTGCTAATTCCTGCAAATTCATTTGGAAACTACCATCACCAGAGATATTAACAACTGTTTTATCAGGTCTACCTATTTGAACCCCATAAGCAGCAGGGAGTCCATATCCCATAGTCCCTAAACCACCTGAACTAAAAAAGGTACGTGGTTTAGAATATTTATAGAATTGTGCCGCCCACATCTGATGTTGACCCACCTCTGTTACAATTAAGGCCTCACCCTCAGTAATTTTATAAATACTTTCAATTACAGATTGTGGTAATATTTCATCTGCATTATTATTATATTTAAGGGGATGAGATTTTTTCCAGTCATCAATCTGACTTAACCACTCTTTTCTATCTTTATCTTTAATTAAAGGGAGTAACTCCCTGACAATATTTTTAGCATCACCAACAATCGGAATTAATATCTCTACATTTTTACTAATTTCCGCAGGGTCTATATCAATATGAATAACCTCAGCCTGAGAAGCAAATTTATCAAGCCTACCTGTAACCCTATCATCAAAACGTGTCCCAATAGCAATAATAAGGTCTGTCTCGCAAAAGGCATAATTGGCATAACGAGTACCGTGCATACCAGGCATACCAAGTGATAACTGGTCATCACCAGGGAAAGACCCTAAGCCCATAAGTGATGTTATTACTGGAATATTTCCCTTCCAGGCCAATTCCTTTAATTCTTCAGCGGCCTCAGAGATAATAACTCCACCACCAGCAAAAATAACCGGTTTTTTAGCCTTATTTATCTTTTCTGCTGCAAGCTTTACCTGACGGCTGTGACCCTTATAGGTTGGTTTATAGCCAGGCAGGTCCGATTCAGCTGGGTAGCTATATTCAGCCTCTGCCTTAACTACATCGACAGGTAGATCAATTAATACCGGTCCAGGTCTCCCTGTCTTTGCAATATAAAAGGCATCTTTAATTGTTTTGGCCAGATCATTAACATCTGTTACCAGGTAATTGTGTTTAGTAACCGGCATGGTAATTCCCTTTATATCGGCTTCCTGAAAAGAGTCTTTACCGATCTGTGAAGTAGCTACCTGACCTGTAAAAGCCACCACTGGAACTGAATCCATGTATGCATTAGCAAGCCCAGTTACCAGATTAGTAGCACCAGGGCCAGAGGTAGCAATACAAACCCCAACCATTCCAGTGCTACGGGCATAGCCATCAGCAGCATGAATTGCTCCCTGTTCATGCCTGGCAAGATAATGTTTAATTGGACATTCATATAATAAATCATATATATGGATTACTTTTCCACCAGGATAACCAAAAATCACTTCTACATTCTCCGCTAACAGACTCTTAATTAAGATGTCTGCCCCTGACATTACTGTCAATAAAATCACCTCTCCTTAATTATAAAAAATTAAGCCCTGAATATAGCTATTCAGGGCTTTTAATACCAAAAAGATACAGATTTATCTTATATAAATATCTTTCTAATATAAAAGAAGTATCCCTACTAACTACTATTGCCTTCTTCTATACCTCTTATAAATTTATATTATATTTTTCTTTTATAACTACTTCTCTTGATCACAATCAAGCAAATATAAATCCCCTTAACTAATTCCTGATCACTAATTCGGAGATTTAAAAGTTTAAAACTAATTCCTGATTTTAGGTCAATTATTTAATTAATAATTATATTACTATGACCTTAAAATGTCAATACAATTAATGAAATATTTATTTTCCTCAGGAAGTCCAATGCTCAATCTAATATGTTCAGGATACCCCAGTGGTTTACCAGGTCTAATAATAAGCCCCATCTCCAGTAAACGCTGAAAAACACCCATTGAATCCATCTTGAGGTTTATTAACATAAAATTTGCCTCTGTTGGCACATACTCAATACCTCTTTTATTCAGTTCTTGATATAAATACTCCTTACCCTTTTCATTTATCTGAAGTGATTTTTCCAGAAAAGCGGTGTCCTTAAGGGCTGCTCTGGCAGCTGCCTGAACTATTCGATTAACATTAAACGGGTCTCTGGCCTTCCTTAATATCTCTATAACCCCTTTACTGGCAACAGCATAGCCCAGCCTTAGTCCAGCTAAACCATAGGCTTTAGAAAAAGTCCTTAAAACAATAATCGGATACCCTTTTTGGATATACTCGATCCCATCTGGATAATTCTCATCCTGTACATATTCATAATATGCTTCATCCATAACAACAATAGTCCCTTCAGGTAAGGTTTCAAGCAAATTGTCAAGCTCACTCTGACTAAATATCGTACCAGCAGGATTATGAGGATTTGTTAAAAAAATCATCTTTGTTTTAGCTGTAACAGCCTCTGCTATTGCCCGTAAATTCTGTCTATAATCATCCATACAAATCCTGACAAGCTGGCTCCCCATTAAATGTGAAACAAAAACATACTCTACAAAAGTAGGGTGTGATATAATAACTTCATCTTCAGCTGTTAAAAAAGCCTCAGCAATCACCTTCAATAGACCATCAGAACCATTACCAAACAAAATC
This window contains:
- the leuC gene encoding 3-isopropylmalate dehydratase large subunit, whose protein sequence is MGMTMVEKIIAAHSDNDSVKPGQIVNARVDLVLGNDVTTPVAIKEFNKIGVDSVFDRDRVAIVPDHFTPNKDINSAQQALMVRNFAREKEITNYFEVGEMGIEHCLLPEKGLTLPGEIIVGADSHTCTYGALGALATGVGSTDMAAAMATGELWFRVPETIKFVYTGKLNPWVSGKDLILYTIGKIGVDGALYKAMEFTGEAIENLSMDGRMTMSNMAIEAGGKCGLIACDDKTREYLTDRAVRDFTPYYSDNDAIYDRVIEYDVSEIEPQVAFPHLPENTRPVSKAGDVKIQQSVIGSCTNGRLEDLRIAAEVLKNKHVHEDVRCIVLPGTQEIYKQAMKEGLFEIFIDAGVAVSTPTCGPCLGGHMGILAKGERAISTTNRNFVGRMGHPESEVYLSNPAVAAASAVKGYIASPEEVVE
- a CDS encoding 2-isopropylmalate synthase, coding for MKRIKIFDTTLRDGEQSPGVNLITEEKLAIAKQLARLKVDVIEAGFPIASPGDFAAVKAIAEVVRDVEIAGLARSNQKDIDRAWEALKGAENPRLHVFIATSPIHMKYKLKMTEDEVLERAVFAVKHARQYTSNIEFSPEDGSRSKSEFLYRLFKEVIKAGATVLNIPDTVGYATPGEFGNLIKGIKENVSNINQAEISVHCHNDLGLAVANSLAALENGAEQVEVAVNGIGERAGNTALEEIVMALATRKDYYNLAVNQDTTQIMRLSRMVANLTGMDIQANKAIVGKNAFAHEAGIHQDGVIKERTTYEIMDAKSIGLNENSLVLGKHSGRHALRDFVEKSGYELSEEKFEDLFREFKKLADKKKKLKPMDIEALINNEIYAIDTIYELDYVSVSTGNTVLPTATIRIKKEEDILEKAACSGDGPIDAIFQAINEVLDFDNIKLISYKIDAITEGTDALGEVVVKLEIDGKTYIGHSAQTDITYASTLSYLEAINRYMSTNRK
- the ilvC gene encoding ketol-acid reductoisomerase → MLEIYYDKDANLDLLSGKTIAIIGYGSQGHAQAQNLKESGLDVIIGLKEGSKSKTTAEDFGFEVYNTAEAAARADIVQLLIPDEVQSAVYKNDIEKNLVEGNALVFSHGFNIHFGQIVPPENVDVFMVAPKSPGHLVRRMYEEGRGVPGLLAIEQDYTGKAKEVGLAYAKGIGCTRAGVIKTTFKEETETDLFGEQAVLCGGTTALVKAGFETLVEAGYQPEIAYFECLHELKLIVDLLYEGGLGNMRYSVSDTAQYGDITVGPRLINDNVKAEMKSVLEDIQNGKFARDWILENRANRPLFNALTKKDEDSLLEKVGKKLRGMMSWIK
- the ilvN gene encoding acetolactate synthase small subunit, whose translation is MKHILSVTVLNQPGVLNRITGLFARRNFNIDSLNVGETEDPSYSRMTIVVKGNDQTLEQVKKQLHKLIDVIKITDLDQSNIVDRDLALIRVNCTREHRSEIIQIVDTFRGKVVDLSTDNVMIEATGTENKIEALIEVLKDFGIQDIVRTGIIALGRGQLLDK
- the ilvB gene encoding biosynthetic-type acetolactate synthase large subunit codes for the protein MSGADILIKSLLAENVEVIFGYPGGKVIHIYDLLYECPIKHYLARHEQGAIHAADGYARSTGMVGVCIATSGPGATNLVTGLANAYMDSVPVVAFTGQVATSQIGKDSFQEADIKGITMPVTKHNYLVTDVNDLAKTIKDAFYIAKTGRPGPVLIDLPVDVVKAEAEYSYPAESDLPGYKPTYKGHSRQVKLAAEKINKAKKPVIFAGGGVIISEAAEELKELAWKGNIPVITSLMGLGSFPGDDQLSLGMPGMHGTRYANYAFCETDLIIAIGTRFDDRVTGRLDKFASQAEVIHIDIDPAEISKNVEILIPIVGDAKNIVRELLPLIKDKDRKEWLSQIDDWKKSHPLKYNNNADEILPQSVIESIYKITEGEALIVTEVGQHQMWAAQFYKYSKPRTFFSSGGLGTMGYGLPAAYGVQIGRPDKTVVNISGDGSFQMNLQELATISNYKIPVKTVILNNGTLGMVRQWQELFFEKRYSATMLDNPDFVKLAEAFGIFALRIVEKEDLLPALNKAFEYEGPVLLDIKVAQEENVFPMVPAGAGIKDMIGG
- the hisC gene encoding histidinol-phosphate transaminase produces the protein MIGIDVKDLMRKELNKLKPYIPGKPIDEVKKEFGLDKIVKLASNENPLRVSEQVKKAVAAEMEVVNRYPDGACRTLKGLLADKLSIDEEMILFGNGSDGLLKVIAEAFLTAEDEVIISHPTFVEYVFVSHLMGSQLVRICMDDYRQNLRAIAEAVTAKTKMIFLTNPHNPAGTIFSQSELDNLLETLPEGTIVVMDEAYYEYVQDENYPDGIEYIQKGYPIIVLRTFSKAYGLAGLRLGYAVASKGVIEILRKARDPFNVNRIVQAAARAALKDTAFLEKSLQINEKGKEYLYQELNKRGIEYVPTEANFMLINLKMDSMGVFQRLLEMGLIIRPGKPLGYPEHIRLSIGLPEENKYFINCIDILRS